The genomic DNA AAATGGCGGCGTCGTCCCGGCCGGAATCGGTGGCCGCGCAGCCCGTCAGGGTCAGGGCGAGGGCGGTGACGAGAATGGCGGCGCGTTTCATGGGTTCTCCTTGCGGGCGGGACAGGGTCTTCATTGTTGATAGCACAGAACCGTGTTCCCTTTGAACAGGGAGAACGCTGGGGTGGGCGTCGATAAGCGGGGAGGTGGTGAAGCGCGCCACTGGCCGTGGGGTGGGGGAGCGGGCGATTCTGCAGGACAAGGGGAACCACGATGTTTCACGTGAAACGTGAAACATGGGCTTTGTCTAGGTTTCATGAAGATCGGCGGGGATTCGCGTTCGTGGGGTGGCGGAAAGGGTGATACTGGGGGCCATGACTGAACGCATTCTGGTCGTCGACGACGAAAAGCCGCTCGCGCAGATGGTGGCGTCGTACCTCGACCGCGCGGGGTTCGAGACGACCCAGGCGCACACCGGGCCGCAGGCGGTGGAGCTCGCGCGTTCCTTCACTCCGGACGTCGTCATCCTGGACCTCGGTCTGCCGGGGCTGGACGGGCTGGAGGTCTGCCGCCGCATCCGGGAATTCTCCGACTGCTACATCCTCATGCTCACCGCGCGCGGTGGCGAGGACGACAGGATCACCGGGCTGACGCTGGGGGCGGACGACTACGTCACCAAACCCTTCAGCGTCCGGGAACTGGTCACGCGGGTGCATGCGGTGCTGCGGCGACCGCGCTCGACGACACGGCGGCCGTACGCCTTCGGCGACCTGGAGATCGATCCGGCGGCGCGGATCGTGACGGTCGGCGGGGAAGAAGTGGACGTGACGCGCACTGAATTCGACCTGCTGGCCGCCCTCGCCAGCCGCCCCGGAGAGGTGCTCGACCGGCGCGAGCTCGTCACCGAGGTCTGGGACACCACCTGGGTCGGCGACGAGCGGATCGTGGACGTCCACATCGGGAACCTGCGCCGGAAGGTGGGGGTCGGGCACATCGCCACCGTTCGCGGCGTCGGCTACCGGATGGGGCAGGAATGAACCTTCCGCTCCGTTTCCTGCTCGCGCAGGCGATGGTGGTGGCGGTCAGTCTGCTGGTCGCCGCCGGCGTCGCGTCCCTCGTCGGTCCGCAGCTCTTCCATGACCATCTGCTCATGGCCGGCCTCGAGGATCCCTCCGCCGGCCTGCTCCACACGGAACGGGCCTACCGCGACGCCAGCCTCATCACCCTCGGTGTCGCGTTGCCGACCGCGCTGCTCGCGGCGCTGCTGGTGAGCCTGTGGTTCTCACGTCGCCTCCGGGAGCCGCTGCGTGACCTGACCCGCGCGGCCAGCGCCATGAGCGACGGCGACTACGAGGTCCGCGTCACGGCCGGCCACGCCGGCCCCGAGGTGGCGACGCTGGCGACGGCGTTCAACACGATGGCGGGCAGGCTCGGCGACACCGAGGCCGTGCGCCGCCGCATGCTCTCCGACCTCGCCCACGAGATGAGCACGCCGGTCTCCGTCCTGGCCGTGTACCTCGACGGCCTCGAGGACGGCGTCGTCGACTGGGGGCCGTCGACGCAGTCGGTCATGTCCGATCAGCTCACCCGGTTGACCCGGCTCGTCGAGGATCTCGACGAGGTCTCCCGCGCCGAGGAAAAACGCATTGACCTAGACCTGGCCGAGGAACCGCTCGGAGAACTCCTCCACGTCGCCGCGCTGACGGCCCGGGAGGCCTACGAACGCAAAGGCGTCAGCCTGTCCGTCGTGCCCGGGACCGGAACGGTCACCGTGGACCGCCAACGCTTTCAGCAGATCCTCGGCAACCTGCTGGCCAACGCCCTGCGCCACACCCCGGCGGGCGGGCGCGTCACAGTCGGCGCCACCCGGGTCGGCGCCGACGCCGTCCGCGTCGACGTCACCGATACCGGCGACGGCATGACCCCCGAGGAGCTGGAGCACGTCTTCGAACGCTTCTACCGCGGCGACTCCGCCCGCAGCCGTGAGCACGGCGGCTCCGGCATCGGCCTGACCATCTCCCGCGCGCTCGCCGACGCCCACGGCGGCACCCTGAGCGCCACCTCCCCCGGACCAGGGCGGGGCTCCGTCTTCTCTCTCACCCTGCCGCTGAAGCCATGAACGTCACCGACCGACGCGACCGGTCACCGCCGGATCGCCGTTGTTTCCGATCACCCGCATTCCACGAAAGGATCCACCATGAAACGACTGCTGACCGCCATCACCCTGACCTCCGCCCTCGCCCTCGCCGCCTGCGCCGACACCACGGAGAGCACGGAGAGCTCCCCGACCCTGACCACCGCAGAAGCCGAGTCCGCGGACAACGGTCACGGCGACCACCCCGCCGACGGCGGCCCGGCGCCGGCCGGCATCGTCGAGGCCGAGGACCCCACCTACCCGGTGGGCACGAAGGTCATCCTCAACGCCGACCACAT from Corynebacterium guangdongense includes the following:
- a CDS encoding response regulator transcription factor yields the protein MTERILVVDDEKPLAQMVASYLDRAGFETTQAHTGPQAVELARSFTPDVVILDLGLPGLDGLEVCRRIREFSDCYILMLTARGGEDDRITGLTLGADDYVTKPFSVRELVTRVHAVLRRPRSTTRRPYAFGDLEIDPAARIVTVGGEEVDVTRTEFDLLAALASRPGEVLDRRELVTEVWDTTWVGDERIVDVHIGNLRRKVGVGHIATVRGVGYRMGQE
- a CDS encoding sensor histidine kinase → MNLPLRFLLAQAMVVAVSLLVAAGVASLVGPQLFHDHLLMAGLEDPSAGLLHTERAYRDASLITLGVALPTALLAALLVSLWFSRRLREPLRDLTRAASAMSDGDYEVRVTAGHAGPEVATLATAFNTMAGRLGDTEAVRRRMLSDLAHEMSTPVSVLAVYLDGLEDGVVDWGPSTQSVMSDQLTRLTRLVEDLDEVSRAEEKRIDLDLAEEPLGELLHVAALTAREAYERKGVSLSVVPGTGTVTVDRQRFQQILGNLLANALRHTPAGGRVTVGATRVGADAVRVDVTDTGDGMTPEELEHVFERFYRGDSARSREHGGSGIGLTISRALADAHGGTLSATSPGPGRGSVFSLTLPLKP